A window of the Brassica napus cultivar Da-Ae chromosome C5, Da-Ae, whole genome shotgun sequence genome harbors these coding sequences:
- the LOC106367441 gene encoding probable calcium-binding protein CML25, with the protein MFNKKNQSTGSGDGGSVSRTGADSPYLQKARSGKTEIRELEAVFKKFDVNGDGKISSKELGAIMASLGNEVPEEVLEKAITEIDRKGDGYINFEEFVELNTKGMDQNDVLENLKDAFSVYDIDGNGSISAEELHEVLRSLGDECSIGECRKMIGGVDKDGDGTIDFEEFKIMMTMGSRRDNVMGGGGQR; encoded by the coding sequence ATGTTCAACAAGAAAAACCAATCCACTGGCTCGGGCGATGGCGGCTCGGTATCCCGAACCGGAGCAGACTCTCCGTACCTCCAAAAAGCACGCTCAGGTAAAACCGAGATCCGAGAACTCGAAGCTGTTTTCAAAAAATTCGACGTGAACGGAGACGGCAAGATCTCATCGAAGGAGCTCGGCGCGATCATGGCGAGCCTAGGTAACGAGGTACCAGAGGAGGTCCTGGAGAAGGCGATCACGGAGATAGATCGGAAAGGAGACGGTTACATAAACTTCGAGGAGTTCGTTGAGCTGAACACGAAAGGGATGGATCAGAACGACGTGCTTGAGAATCTAAAGGATGCGTTCTCTGTCTACGACATCGACGGGAACGGATCGATATCGGCGGAGGAGTTGCATGAGGTTTTGAGGAGTTTGGGGGATGAGTGTTCGATCGGAGAGTGTAGGAAgatgattggtggtgtggatAAGGATGGAGATGGGACGATTGATTTCGAGGAGTTTAAGATTATGATGACGATGGGATCGAGACGTGATAATGTCATGGGTGGTGGTGGTCAGAGGTAG
- the LOC106367440 gene encoding actin-histidine N-methyltransferase-like has product MATSKLAITSLAAHIRPFTCSVASQPSRLAPHPPDLVRWIKREGGFVHHAVKLSQDTPFGIGLISTEQIAQGTDLISLPPHVPLRFRSDETAPSPLLAALARRVPGELWAMKLGLRLLQERANADSFWWPYISNLPETYTVPIFFPGEDIKNLQYAPLLHQVNKRCRFLLDFEREIRQTLEDVKASDHPFSGQDVNASALGWTMSAVSTRAFRLHGNRKVRGGSSDHVLMMLPLIDMCNHSFSPNVKIIQEQDGSDSNTLVKVVAETQVKENDPLLLNYGCLSNDFFLLDYGFVIESNPYDTIELKYDEGLLDAASMAAGVASPKFSSPAPWQHQLLSQLNLAGKMPNLKVTIGGQDTVEGRLLAAIRILLSGELVEVEKHDLETLKSLSSTAPLGIANEIAAFRTVIALCVIALSHFPTKIMEDEGILKQGVSDTAELSIKYRIQKKSMIIDVMKDLTRRVKLLSAQETPSAS; this is encoded by the exons ATGGCCACGTCGAAACTAGCAATAACTTCTCTGGCAGCTCACATTCGTCCCTTCACATGCTCCGTCGCGTCTCAACCCTCCCGTTTAGCTCCTCATCCGCCGGACCTAGTCCGTTGGATCAAAAGAGAAGGCGGCTTCGTTCACCACGCCGTCAAGCTATCTCAGGATACTCCATTCGGCATCGGTCTCATCTCCACCGAGCAAATCGCTCAAGGCACCGACCTAATCTCCCTCCCTCCTCACGTTCCCTTACGCTTCCGATCAGATGAAACGGCACCGTCTCCTCTCCTCGCCGCCTTAGCCCGTCGAGTTCCCG GAGAGTTGTGGGCAATGAAACTGGGACTGAGACTATTACAAGAAAGAGCCAATGCTGATTCTTTCTGGTGGCCTTACATTAGCAATCTTCCCGAGACTTACACCGTTCCCATATTCTTTCCTGGAGAAGACATCAAGAACTTGCAGTATGCTCCTCTTCTCCACCAG GTTAATAAACGATGCCGTTTTCTCCTTGATTTTGAGCGAGAGATTAGACAGACTCTTGAAGATGTTAAGGCTAGTGATCATCCTTTTAGCGGCCAAGATGTGAATGCATCCGCACTCGGGTGGACCATGTCGGCTGTTTCTACTAGAGCGTTTCGTTTGCATGGTAATAGAAAGGTTCGAGGTGGGTCTTCTGATCATGTTCTCATGATGCTTCCTCTGATAGATATGTGCAACCACAGCTTCTCGCCGAATGTCAAGATAATTCAAGAACAGGACGGTTCTGACTCAAACACCCTTGTTAAG GTCGTTGCAGAGACTCAAGTTAAAGAAAACGATCCGTTGCTACTCAATTATGGTTGCCTTAGCAACGATTTTTTCCTTTTGGACTATGGCTTTGTGATTGAATCAAACCCGTACGACACCATTGAGCTTAAATACGATGAAGGGCTCTTGGACGCTGCAAGCATGGCGGCTGGTGTTGCTTCCCCAAAATTCTCTTCTCCAGCTCCATGGCAACATCAGTTGCTTTCCCAACTGAATCTAGCCGGGAAAATGCCAAATCTCAAG GTAACCATAGGAGGTCAAGACACAGTAGAGGGAAGACTATTGGCAGCTATAAGAATACTGCTTTCCGGTGAACTGGTGGAAGTAGAGAAGCATGACTTAGAGACGCTCAAATCTTTATCCTCCACAGCACCTCTTGGAATTGCCAACGAGATTGCCGCTTTCCGCACTGTAATCGCTCTTTGTGTGATTGCATTGAGCCACTTTCCGACAAAGATAATGGAAGACGAGGGTATACTGAAACAAGGTGTTTCAGACACAGCAGAACTGAGTATCAAGTACCGAATCCAGAAGAAATCAATGATCATAGATGTCATGAAAGACCTCACACGAAGGGTTAAGTTACTATCAGCTCAGGAGACACCAAGTGCTTCATAA